From Anopheles coluzzii chromosome 3, AcolN3, whole genome shotgun sequence, the proteins below share one genomic window:
- the LOC120956478 gene encoding alpha-ketoglutarate-dependent dioxygenase alkB homolog 4: MDHPRPCGCKGRRTCLSCEAEFGIAPIDFYSTFQNNDSYVYCPRCSKIYPGWDWEKVLAEHSDTPQHGGVQGEDYPGVYIDLDFLTTTEEAELLQGLDELPWDVSQSGRRKQNFGPKTNFKKTRLRPAQFAGFPQLSEFVQRRFEQVPLLATFQTIEQCSLEYCPERGASIDPHIDDCWIWGERIVTVNLLSDSVLTMSPYRGEEGKTKYNLHFLEQYREHLLGELKDEEALAGYENRIVRIPMPRRSLLVLYGPPRYQWEHSVLREDITERRVCLAYREFTPMYLQGGSEFGQSEEIFERAKQFWDHRTVKVES, translated from the exons ATGGATCATCCTCGGCCATGTGGTTGCAAGGGCCGGCGAACGTGCCTAAGCTGCGAGGCCGAATTCGGTATCGCGCCAATCGATTTCTACAGCACATTTCAG AATAACGATTCCTACGTGTACTGTCCACGCTGTAGCAAAATCTACCCGGGATGGGATTGGGAAAAGGTGCTTGCGGAACATTCCGATACACCCCAGCACGGTGGCGTCCAGGGCGAAGACTATCCGGGCGTGTACATCGATCTCGACTTCCTAACCACCACCGAGGAGGCAGAGCTGCTGCAAGGGCTAGACGAGCTACCGTGGGACGTCTCGCAGAGCGGTCGGCGGAAGCAGAACTTTGGTCCGAAAACAAACTTCAAAAAGACACGCCTCCGGCCGGCCCAGTTTGCCGGGTTTCCGCAGCTGAGCGAATTTGTGCAGCGACGGTTCGAGCAGGTCCCACTGCTGGCCACTTTTCAAACGATCGAGCAATGTTCGCTGGAGTATTGTCCCGAGCGTGGAGCTTCGATCGATCCGCACATTGACGATTGCTGGATTTGGGGCGAGCGGATCGTGACGGTAAATTTGCTGAGCGATTCCGTGCTGACGATGTCACCGTACCGAGGGGAGGAGGGAAAGACAAAGTATAATCTACACTTTCTGGAGCAATACAGGGAGCATCTGCTCGGGGAGCTGAAGGATGAGGAGGCACTGGCCGGTTACGAGAATCGGATCGTACGGATACCGATGCCAAG gcGCTCACTGTTGGTCCTGTACGGACCTCCGCGCTACCAGTGGGAACATTCCGTTCTGCGGGAGGACATTACAGAGCGCCGTGTCTGCCTAGCGTATCGCGAATTTACACCCATGTACTTGCAAGGTGGCAGTGAATTCGGTCAAAGTGAAGAGATTTTCGAGCGAGCGAAGCAATTTTGGGACCACCGGACAGTTAAGGTTGAAAGCTAG
- the LOC120956749 gene encoding uncharacterized protein LOC120956749 has product MMKRYLLDLSALYSDHRQKAYIGYRAAWTTVGCLIRTVQDTFGIASDLYVCSEDGIFYPECENVGLIHDGETLRILPKAHVESRKRSNTVSDDEPRKRTAANAQQESSTYEDIESTLLGLPKPKRRRIRKRKSKTIVEEQQPSQPVPSAPIQQPTVDETQNGHVRFPDEESQSSEGKASSGDPELPYRNLNRTMKARVVRAVSPSSLTIQPPSGIPSEHANNGSAEDTHTTDPPARTSNPSLKPRIVRALRPENATVQVKRELLESAHVKAAAAAALQQSCPPQTVQQNTPIIELDSQPAPVPGEEATRDAGTVILAV; this is encoded by the exons ATGATGAAAAGATATCTGTTAGATTTAAGTGCACTATACTCTGATCATCGCCAGAAAGCGTACATCGGCTATCGGGCAGCGTGGACCACGGTGGGATGTTTGATACGAACCGTACAGGACACGTTCGGCATCGCTTCGGATCTGTACGTGTGCAGTGAGGATGGAATTTTCTATCCCGAGTGTGAAAATGTCGGTCTAATACACGACGGAGAAACATTGAG GATACTTCCTAAAGCACACGTGGAAAGTAGGAAACGATCCAACACAGTTTCTGACGACGAACCTCGCAAGCGTACCGCCGCAAACGCTCAGCAAGAAAGCAGCACATACGAAGATATCGAATCCACGCTGCTCGGTCTCCCAAAACCAAAGCGTCGTCGTATACGGAAGCGTAAAAGCAAGACTATTGTAGAGGAGCAGCAACCCTCCCAGCCAGTGCCAAGTGCTCCCATACAACAACCAACAGTTGACGAAACACAAAACGGACACGTTCGCTTCCCCGACGAGGAGTCGCAATCGAGCGAAGGGAAGGCATCATCGGGCGATCCGGAACTGCCCTACAGAAACTTAAATCGCACCATGAAGGCAAGAGTCGTACGGGCCGTGTCCCCATCCTCGCTCACAATACAGCCACCGAGCGGCATTCCCTCTGAACATGCAAATAATGGCAGTGCTGAAGACACTCACACTACTGACCCACCCGCACGCACCTCAAACCCCTCCCTAAAGCCCAGAATCGTTCGAGCACTTCGACCGGAAAACGCAACGGTGCAGGTAAAGCGGGAACTACTTGAATCTGCCCACGTgaaggcggcggcggcggcggcgctgCAACAATCATGTCCACCGCAAACAGTGCAGCAAAACACGCCGATAATCGAGCTTGACTCTCAACCAGCACCTGTTCCCGGTGAAGAGGCCACTCGTGATGCCGGCACAGTAATACTGGCAGTATGA
- the LOC120958396 gene encoding DNA-(apurinic or apyrimidinic site) endonuclease isoform X2, whose amino-acid sequence MEEKPKKRGRQPRGAAKEAAVEAEKQQEQLTEPEQMPAEPLKARGGSKRKAIVPEPAPVVEKPARKPAAKRTKAADVVEESNVVETNGAKTNGEVMEKVAPAKKGRSTKKETVPEQEASSNGTVEDGKAKGKKAPAKRETKATKASKTVEEPAAVKEMVEEEEAPAPAKRGRTKASTKQEEESEKAAPAKPKGRGKAKDKTDGGYDVSETKPVEPEASSAVKSTAKTAKPTTKGRKKAAEDTAAADNGEALEDAPKKATKKKAPSEEATNGDIPTVTQRKRAKPQPPADEMEEDEEEAVPSKGKKAKTASTAPKTNISATNYGKLNFALEEDKQWNFKISSWNVAGLRSWVGKGGLEFIEHEKPDILCVQETKCTEDQMPDEARHIKGYHPYWLCKPGGHAGVAIYSKKMPFHVAYGLGDEEQDQDGRLLTAEYEKFYLVCVYVPNAGRKLVTLPKRLRWNEKFHQYLRDLDAKKPVILCGDMNVAHEEIDLANPKTNKKNAGFTPEEREGMTELLSYGFVDTFRKLYPDRTGAYTFWTYMGGARAKNVGWRLDYFITSERLAGKVTDNVIRSQVFGSDHCPVTLFLNI is encoded by the exons ATGGAAGAAAAGCCGAAAAAGCGTGGACGTCAACCGAGAGGTGCTGCCAAAGAGGCCGCCGTTGAAGCGGAaaagcagcaggagcagcttACGGAACCCGAACAAATGCCAGCGGAACCGTTGAAGGCTCGTGGTGGTAGCAAACGGAAAGCGATCGTTCCAGAACCGGCACCGGTGGTGGAAAAGCCAGCACGGAAACCGGCAGCAAAGCGTACAAAGGCGGCCGACGTGGTAGAAGAAAGCAACGTAGTGGAGACAAATGGTGCGAAAACCAATGGGGAGGTGATGGAAAAGGTCGCACCGGCTAAGAAGGGTCGATCGACGAAAAAGGAAACAGTGCCCGAGCAAGAAGCATCCAGCAATGGCACGGTGGAAGATGGCAAAGCAAAGGGGAAGAAAGCTCCTGCCAAGAGAGAAACGAAGGCGACCAAAGCTTCGAAGACAGTGGAGGAGCCTGCTGCGGTGAAGGAAATGGTCGAAGAGGAGGAGGCTCCAGCGCCTGCTAAGCGTGGACGAACCAAAGCTAGCACCAAACAGGAGGAGGAGTCGGAAAAGGCTGCTCCAGCGAAGCCAAAGGGACGTGGAAAAGCGAAAG ACAAGACGGATGGCGGTTATGATGTCTCCGAAACGAAGCCTGTAGAGCCGGAAGCGTCTTCTGCTGTCAAATCCACAGCTAAGACCGCTAAACCGACCACAAAGGGTAGAAAGAAAGCAGCGGAGGACACTGCTGCAG CTGACAACGGAGAGGCTCTGGAAGATGCCCCCAAAAAGGCAACGAAGAAAAAGGCACCTTCTGAAGAAGCTACGAATGGAG ACATTCCCACCGTAACGCAACGAAAAAGGGCGAAGCCTCAACCACCTGCAGATGAAATGGAAGAAGACGAGGAGGAAGCGGTACCGTCAAAgggaaagaaagcgaaaacgGCATCGACAGCTCCGAAAACGAACATATCTGCCACCAATTATGGGAAGTTAAATTTCGCCCTCGAGGAGGACAAACAGTGGAACTTCAAAATCTCCAGCTGGAACGTGGCCGGACTGCGCAGCTGGGTTGGCAAGGGCGGGCTCGAGTTTATCGAGCACGAAAAGCCCGACATCCTGTGCGTGCAGGAAACGAAGTGCACGGAGGACCAGATGCCCGACGAGGCACGCCACATCAAGGGCTACCATCCGTACTGGCTGTGCAAGCCGGGCGGACACGCGGGCGTTGCGATCTACTCGAAAAAGATGCCCTTCCACGTGGCGTACGGGCTGGGCGACGAGGAGCAGGACCAGGACGGGCGGCTGCTGACGGCCGAGTACGAAAAGTTCTACCTGGTGTGCGTGTACGTGCCGAATGCGGGCAGAAAGCTGGTCACCCTGCCGAAGCGCTTGCGGTGGAACGAAAAGTTCCACCAGTATTTGCGCGATCTGGACGCCAAGAAGCCGGTCATACTGTGCGGCGACATGAACGTGGCGCACGAGGAGATCGATCTGGCCAACCCAAAAACGAACAAGAAGAACGCCGGCTTTACGCCGGAAGAGCGCGAAGGGATGACGGAGCTGCTGTCGTACGGGTTTGTCGATACGTTCCGGAAGCTGTATCCCGACCGGACCGGTGCGTACACGTTCTGGACGTACATGGGGGGCGCTAGGGCAAAGAATGTGGGCTGGCGGCTCGATTACTTCATCACGTCCGAGCGGTTGGCCGGCAAGGTGACGGATAATGTGATCCGCTCGCAGGTGTTCGGTAGCGATCACTGTCCCGTGacgttgtttttaaatatttaa
- the LOC120958396 gene encoding recombination repair protein 1 isoform X1 gives MEEKPKKRGRQPRGAAKEAAVEAEKQQEQLTEPEQMPAEPLKARGGSKRKAIVPEPAPVVEKPARKPAAKRTKAADVVEESNVVETNGAKTNGEVMEKVAPAKKGRSTKKETVPEQEASSNGTVEDGKAKGKKAPAKRETKATKASKTVEEPAAVKEMVEEEEAPAPAKRGRTKASTKQEEESEKAAPAKPKGRGKAKDKTDGGYDVSETKPVEPEASSAVKSTAKTAKPTTKGRKKAAEDTAAVSTAPETSPSKAVERPKRTRRAIIPRVADNGEALEDAPKKATKKKAPSEEATNGDIPTVTQRKRAKPQPPADEMEEDEEEAVPSKGKKAKTASTAPKTNISATNYGKLNFALEEDKQWNFKISSWNVAGLRSWVGKGGLEFIEHEKPDILCVQETKCTEDQMPDEARHIKGYHPYWLCKPGGHAGVAIYSKKMPFHVAYGLGDEEQDQDGRLLTAEYEKFYLVCVYVPNAGRKLVTLPKRLRWNEKFHQYLRDLDAKKPVILCGDMNVAHEEIDLANPKTNKKNAGFTPEEREGMTELLSYGFVDTFRKLYPDRTGAYTFWTYMGGARAKNVGWRLDYFITSERLAGKVTDNVIRSQVFGSDHCPVTLFLNI, from the exons ATGGAAGAAAAGCCGAAAAAGCGTGGACGTCAACCGAGAGGTGCTGCCAAAGAGGCCGCCGTTGAAGCGGAaaagcagcaggagcagcttACGGAACCCGAACAAATGCCAGCGGAACCGTTGAAGGCTCGTGGTGGTAGCAAACGGAAAGCGATCGTTCCAGAACCGGCACCGGTGGTGGAAAAGCCAGCACGGAAACCGGCAGCAAAGCGTACAAAGGCGGCCGACGTGGTAGAAGAAAGCAACGTAGTGGAGACAAATGGTGCGAAAACCAATGGGGAGGTGATGGAAAAGGTCGCACCGGCTAAGAAGGGTCGATCGACGAAAAAGGAAACAGTGCCCGAGCAAGAAGCATCCAGCAATGGCACGGTGGAAGATGGCAAAGCAAAGGGGAAGAAAGCTCCTGCCAAGAGAGAAACGAAGGCGACCAAAGCTTCGAAGACAGTGGAGGAGCCTGCTGCGGTGAAGGAAATGGTCGAAGAGGAGGAGGCTCCAGCGCCTGCTAAGCGTGGACGAACCAAAGCTAGCACCAAACAGGAGGAGGAGTCGGAAAAGGCTGCTCCAGCGAAGCCAAAGGGACGTGGAAAAGCGAAAG ACAAGACGGATGGCGGTTATGATGTCTCCGAAACGAAGCCTGTAGAGCCGGAAGCGTCTTCTGCTGTCAAATCCACAGCTAAGACCGCTAAACCGACCACAAAGGGTAGAAAGAAAGCAGCGGAGGACACTGCTGCAG TTTCCACCGCACCCGAAACTTCCCCTTCCAAGGCTGTAGAACGGCCAAAGCGGACTCGAAGGGCGATTATCCCGCGCGTGG CTGACAACGGAGAGGCTCTGGAAGATGCCCCCAAAAAGGCAACGAAGAAAAAGGCACCTTCTGAAGAAGCTACGAATGGAG ACATTCCCACCGTAACGCAACGAAAAAGGGCGAAGCCTCAACCACCTGCAGATGAAATGGAAGAAGACGAGGAGGAAGCGGTACCGTCAAAgggaaagaaagcgaaaacgGCATCGACAGCTCCGAAAACGAACATATCTGCCACCAATTATGGGAAGTTAAATTTCGCCCTCGAGGAGGACAAACAGTGGAACTTCAAAATCTCCAGCTGGAACGTGGCCGGACTGCGCAGCTGGGTTGGCAAGGGCGGGCTCGAGTTTATCGAGCACGAAAAGCCCGACATCCTGTGCGTGCAGGAAACGAAGTGCACGGAGGACCAGATGCCCGACGAGGCACGCCACATCAAGGGCTACCATCCGTACTGGCTGTGCAAGCCGGGCGGACACGCGGGCGTTGCGATCTACTCGAAAAAGATGCCCTTCCACGTGGCGTACGGGCTGGGCGACGAGGAGCAGGACCAGGACGGGCGGCTGCTGACGGCCGAGTACGAAAAGTTCTACCTGGTGTGCGTGTACGTGCCGAATGCGGGCAGAAAGCTGGTCACCCTGCCGAAGCGCTTGCGGTGGAACGAAAAGTTCCACCAGTATTTGCGCGATCTGGACGCCAAGAAGCCGGTCATACTGTGCGGCGACATGAACGTGGCGCACGAGGAGATCGATCTGGCCAACCCAAAAACGAACAAGAAGAACGCCGGCTTTACGCCGGAAGAGCGCGAAGGGATGACGGAGCTGCTGTCGTACGGGTTTGTCGATACGTTCCGGAAGCTGTATCCCGACCGGACCGGTGCGTACACGTTCTGGACGTACATGGGGGGCGCTAGGGCAAAGAATGTGGGCTGGCGGCTCGATTACTTCATCACGTCCGAGCGGTTGGCCGGCAAGGTGACGGATAATGTGATCCGCTCGCAGGTGTTCGGTAGCGATCACTGTCCCGTGacgttgtttttaaatatttaa
- the LOC120956751 gene encoding thioredoxin-2, giving the protein MVYMVKDSEDFNNKLEAAGDQLVVVDFFATWCGPCKVIAPKLEEFQNKYADKIVVVKVDVDECEELAAQYNIASMPTFLFIKRKEVVGQFSGANAEKLENFIQQHSA; this is encoded by the exons ATGGTGTACATGGTGAAAGATTCC GAGGACTTCAACAACAAGCTGGAAGCGGCCGGCGATCAGCTCGTCGTGGTCGATTTCTTCGCCACCTGGTGCGGCCCGTGCAAGGTGATCGCCCCGAAGCTGGAGGAGTTCCAGAACAAGTACGCGGACAAGATCGTCGTGGTGAAGGTGGACGTGGACGAGTGCGAGGAGCTGGCGGCCCAGTACAACATTGCCAGCATGCCCACCTTCCTGTTCATCAAGCGGAAGGAGGTGGTCGGCCAGTTCTCCGGCGCGAACGCGGAAAAGCTGGAAAACTTCATCCAGCAGCATTCGGCGTAA
- the LOC120956477 gene encoding inositol-trisphosphate 3-kinase A isoform X2, with protein MNIEAERTATEYLVDQGVPTANANKSLLSFLAINALELSAPASPVLLECNAPTVPPGWLQLSGHPKSIAPLANGIVRKRISGPNDTELLAYRQLMVDPHAIKVVPKFLGVHQVAGEHFIDLHNMLHGFTEPNVMDIKMGFRTFTESEVSNTALREDLYQKMIAVDPSAPSAEEHARQAITKLRYMQFRENMSSTQEKGFRIEALRMRGCSPVTDLKTIKTDHQIRTTIGHFVNGRRSIAKDILKRLRQMRTLIEKSEFFQRHQVLGSSVFIVYDDHQVGVWLIDFAKALPLPPGTKVTHRRRWQMGNCEEGLLHGFDELIRTMEAVQQQAQHSSVRHQSRATDV; from the exons AACGCTCTCGAGCTGAGTGCACCCGCCAGTCCCGTCCTGCTAGAATGTAACGCTCCAACCGTTCCTCCCGGCTGGCTGCAGTTGTCCGGCCATCCAAAAAG CATCGCCCCTCTAGCCAATGGGATCGTACGGAAGCGCATCTCCGGCCCGAACGACACCGAACTGCTCGCCTACCGCCAGCTGATGGTGGACCCGCACGCCATCAAGGTAGTGCCCAAGTTCCTGGGCGTGCATCAGGTCGCGGGCGAGCATTTCATCGATCTGCACAACATGCTGCACGGCTTCACCGAACCGAACGTGATGGACATCAAGATGGGCTTCCGAACGTTCACCGAGAGCGAGGTGAGCAACACCGCGCTGCGGGAAGATCTCTACCAAAAGATGATCGCCGTCGACCCGTCCGCACCGAGCGCTGAGGAGCACGCCCGGCAAGCGATTACCAAGCTGCGCTACATGCAGTTCCGCGAGAACATGTCCTCCACGCAGGAGAAAGGGTTCCGCATTGAGGCGCTCCGGATGCGCGGCTGCTCGCCCGTCACAGACCTGAAGACGATCAAAACCGACCACCAGATACGCACTACCATCGGGCACTTTGTCAATGGGCGGCGCAGCATCGCGAAGGACATCCTGAAGCGGCTGCGGCAGATGCGCACGCTGATCGAAAAGTCGGAGTTCTTCCAGCGCCACCAGGTGCTCGGCAGCAGCGTGTTCATCGTGTACGATGACCACCAGGTGGGCGTCTGGCTGATCGACTTTGCCAAggcgctgccgctgccgcccgGCACCAAGGTGACGCACCGGCGCCGCTGGCAGATGGGCAACTGCGAGGAGGGCCTGCTGCACGGGTTCGACGAGCTGATCCGCACGATGGAGGCGGTACAGCAGCAGGCGCAGCACTCCTCGGTCCGGCATCAGTCGCGTGCGACGGACGTTTAA
- the LOC120956750 gene encoding transmembrane protein 53-B, translating into MSAIYGTRMESDYPLDDTLEYFIKFPSPNFRSDTQTAESDYVFVCNETNVPIVLLLGWAGCQDKYLMKYSKIYEDRGLITIRYTAPVENLFWKRAGMHQIGEKILKLIYDMNFDSHPLIFHVFSNGGAFLYQHIALALRRSKSPINICGMIFDSAPGDRRIVGLYRAITAIYGKERRCNALLSAFMAVAAILLWTFEDAFNYILNFIKPRGYEVQTNPSHNLKYESNAWPQLFLYSKEDLLIPYTDIEKFANYRRRCGVDVRMICFERSEHVKHYIRHPQQYVYTVCKFINDCLSHYYGKFHN; encoded by the exons ATGTCCGCCATCTACGGCACACGGATGGAATCGGACTATCCGCTGGACGACACGCTCGAGTACTTTATCAAGTTTCCCTCCCCCAACTTCCGGAGCGACACACAAACGGCCGAAAGTGATTATGTGTTCGTGTGCAATGAAACGAACGTCCCcatcgtgctgctgctcgggTGGGCCGGATGCCAGGACAAGTATCTGATGAAGTACTCCAAAATCTACGAAGACCGTGG ACTCATCACCATCCGGTACACGGCACCGGTGGAGAATCTATTCTGGAAGCGGGCCGGCATGCATCAGATCGGCGAGAAGATATTGAAACTCATCTACGACATGAACTTCGACAGCCATCCGCTCATATTCCACGTGTTTTCCAACGGTGGAGCCTTTCTGTACCAGCACATTGCGCTTGCATTGAGAAGGTCCAAGTCACCGATTAACATTTGCGGCATGATCTTCGACTCGGCACCGGGCGACCGGCGGATAGTGGGGCTGTACCGGGCCATTACGGCGATCTACGGGAAGGAGCGACGGTGTAATGCCCTGCTGTCCGCGTTCATGGCCGTCGCTGCCATTTTACTGTGGACTTTTGAG GACGCCTTCAATTATATACTCAACTTTATCAAACCCCGAGGCTACGAAGTACAAACCAATCCGTCGCACAACTTGAAGTACGAAAGCAATGCATGGCCCCAGCTGTTTCTGTACTCGAAGGAGGACCTTTTGATACCCTATACT GATATAGAAAAGTTTGCCAACTACAGGCGGCGCTGCGGTGTGGACGTGCGCATGATTTGCTTCGAGCGTTCCGAGCACGTGAAGCACTACATCCGCCACCCGCAGCAGTACGTCTACACCGTCTGCAAGTTTATCAACGATTGTTTGTCGCACTACTATGGCAAATTTCACAACTAA
- the LOC120956477 gene encoding inositol-trisphosphate 3-kinase A isoform X3, producing MNALELSAPASPVLLECNAPTVPPGWLQLSGHPKSIAPLANGIVRKRISGPNDTELLAYRQLMVDPHAIKVVPKFLGVHQVAGEHFIDLHNMLHGFTEPNVMDIKMGFRTFTESEVSNTALREDLYQKMIAVDPSAPSAEEHARQAITKLRYMQFRENMSSTQEKGFRIEALRMRGCSPVTDLKTIKTDHQIRTTIGHFVNGRRSIAKDILKRLRQMRTLIEKSEFFQRHQVLGSSVFIVYDDHQVGVWLIDFAKALPLPPGTKVTHRRRWQMGNCEEGLLHGFDELIRTMEAVQQQAQHSSVRHQSRATDV from the exons ATG AACGCTCTCGAGCTGAGTGCACCCGCCAGTCCCGTCCTGCTAGAATGTAACGCTCCAACCGTTCCTCCCGGCTGGCTGCAGTTGTCCGGCCATCCAAAAAG CATCGCCCCTCTAGCCAATGGGATCGTACGGAAGCGCATCTCCGGCCCGAACGACACCGAACTGCTCGCCTACCGCCAGCTGATGGTGGACCCGCACGCCATCAAGGTAGTGCCCAAGTTCCTGGGCGTGCATCAGGTCGCGGGCGAGCATTTCATCGATCTGCACAACATGCTGCACGGCTTCACCGAACCGAACGTGATGGACATCAAGATGGGCTTCCGAACGTTCACCGAGAGCGAGGTGAGCAACACCGCGCTGCGGGAAGATCTCTACCAAAAGATGATCGCCGTCGACCCGTCCGCACCGAGCGCTGAGGAGCACGCCCGGCAAGCGATTACCAAGCTGCGCTACATGCAGTTCCGCGAGAACATGTCCTCCACGCAGGAGAAAGGGTTCCGCATTGAGGCGCTCCGGATGCGCGGCTGCTCGCCCGTCACAGACCTGAAGACGATCAAAACCGACCACCAGATACGCACTACCATCGGGCACTTTGTCAATGGGCGGCGCAGCATCGCGAAGGACATCCTGAAGCGGCTGCGGCAGATGCGCACGCTGATCGAAAAGTCGGAGTTCTTCCAGCGCCACCAGGTGCTCGGCAGCAGCGTGTTCATCGTGTACGATGACCACCAGGTGGGCGTCTGGCTGATCGACTTTGCCAAggcgctgccgctgccgcccgGCACCAAGGTGACGCACCGGCGCCGCTGGCAGATGGGCAACTGCGAGGAGGGCCTGCTGCACGGGTTCGACGAGCTGATCCGCACGATGGAGGCGGTACAGCAGCAGGCGCAGCACTCCTCGGTCCGGCATCAGTCGCGTGCGACGGACGTTTAA